TACCGAAACGGAAGGCCGGATTTAAGTTGAAAGCCAAAATACAATTCGTTGCTGCGCTGAAGTACAGTTTTGGAAGTTCGAGCAGCTACCGATAATTCCAACCGGAGATTCCATCGCCTATTGATCAGGTAGGAATAAGTAAGCTCGAAATACAGCAGATTGGTCCGAAGTCCTTGCCCAACTTTGTTGCCATATTCAAAAGGTCGCGTAGTGTAAGGTTTATACAAATCGCCCCCGTAATTAACACTTCCGGTATCGGCTCCCAAAATGGCATACATCATTTTGGCCTCGATACCATGTTGAGTTTTTTGATATGCCACACGACCAAATCCTTCGATAAAATTGGCACCCAACGGATGTGCCAGCGGTTGACCAAAATGAGCATAGTTTTGTTGAATTTGGTAATGGGTATAAGTGTATGGACGAACATAATTGATTTCGCCCTGATAGAAAAGACCTTTAATTCCGGCAAAATCATATCCTTTAAGTCCTACCTGAAATCCTTGTTTATTGGCCCACCAGCCATTCCAGGCTTTAATTTCTTTGAGGAAAAATTCATCCAATAATATTTGCATATAAAATACCTGACGTTTTAGAAAGCGAACTCTCAAATTGGCCCCCAATAAGGCATTGTCAGAAGAACCCAAACTGTACTCAACCGGACGAAAGAAAATAAAAGGATTCAGGTATTGGATATCGAATCCCCTGGTGCTGCCATCCTTGTTTTTGCCTTCCCATACAATAGCTTCGAATAGTCCGAGACTGGCATGTTTTCCGACCAATAAATCGAGGTAATGAATGGTGGCATATTTACTGGAGAATTGGGAAAAATTTCCATTGCTTCCGGTAATATCGGCCATTCGAGTGTATAATACCCAATACCGTATTTTCCAAAAATTCACATCCAATTTCAGGTAATTGTAGTTATTGGCATTGTAGCTGAGGAAAAGAGAACGATATCCATCACCAATAAAATGTTTTCCATGCCCCAAACTGGCAGTGAAAAACGAAACCGGCTTATAGGCGAGGTAACCATTTAGGTTGTAGGTGTAGGCAGCAGAAGAACTTCCAAAGGCATAACCTAAACCCGGGATAACCTGTTTTTGCTGAATGTAATTTTGCAAGTAAACAGGGTATTTGCCTTGATAAACAGCACCTTGTAAATCGATAAATACTTTGTTTTTATGTTGGGCCCGGAGGTTTAAACCAGCCGCAAAAGAGTGAAACAATTGGGTTTTACCACCACCTTTCCCGGCAGATATACCCAGGTCGAGAATCGGATTTACTGTTATGGCGGAGTTGGAATTTGCTTTTCCCAACATATTGCGGCTCAAAAACCAATCCAATGATTTGTCCCAGGCTTTTGGAAAACCTTGTATGGAGTCAATGCTATCGTATTTGCCTTTCGGGAAGTCGGCAATGGAATAGGGCAGGGTGGAGGTATGCATTCGGCCATTGGTATAGGCGTACTTTTCAAATGCAAATAAATAGGTATTCGATTTAGGAATTTGGAAAGATTGAGCAACTACCTGATTTCCGCATATTAGAAGCCAGATAACAAGCCATAAGGGGTAAGGTAGTCGGTATACCAAGGTTGATATTTGAGTACAAAGAAAACAAATAATTGGGGTGAAAAGTTGTTCAACCAGGTTAGGATTGGATTTTCAATTTACAAAACAGTGTTGGTAATTTAAAAAAGTAATTGGGTGGCGGTTTGTTAAATTCGGTAAATCGCTGCAAATACGAATGTAAAATGATTTTATCGACACTGGATTTCCTGATTATTGGCGCTTATTTACTATTATCGCTAGGAATAGGATTGTATTACAAGAACCGGGCGGGGAAGAATTTGAGCGAATTTTTTTTGGGTGGAAGAAATATGCCTTGGTACATTGCCGGATTAAGCATGGTTGCCACTACCTTTGCCGCCGATACTCCTTTGGCCGTTGCCGAATTAGTTGGTAAATATGGAATATCAGGGAATTGGTTATGGTGGAACATGTTATTGGGAGGAATGTTAACCACCTTTTTCTTTGCAGGCTACTGGCGAAAATCGGGAGTATTGACCGAGGTAGAGTTGATCGAATTCAGATATGGAGGAAAACCTGCTGCATTTTTGAGAGGGTTTAAAAGTATTTACCTGGGACTGTTCATGAATTGCATGGTTATAGCCTGGGTAAACGTAGCGATGAAGGCTATTTTAGAAATATTTTTCAATATTCCTTCTTCCGAAGCAATGCTTTATGTTGCCGGAGCTATGCTGTTAACGGCCTTTTATTCGTCCATCTCCGGATTTTGGGGAGTGGCAATTACCGATGCCATACAGTTTTTTATAGCCATGGCAGGTTGTATCATTTTGGCCATTATGGTGGTTAATTCCGATAAAGTGGGAGGTATTGATGGATTAAAAGCCGGATTAGCAGATAAACCTTGGGCTTTGGAGTTTTTTCCTTCCTTAGAATCGGGGAATGCTTCAGGTGTAGCCAAAACCTTAACCTTGGGAATAGGATCCTTTTTAGCTTTTATGAGCATGTGGGCATTTAGCTGGTATCCGGGAGCTGAACCGGGAGGAGGAGGATATGTAGCTCAACGTATTATGAGTGCCAAAACGGAAAAAGATTCTATTATGGCAACCTTGTTTTTCCAGGTAGCACATTATTGTTTACGTCCCTGGCCCTGGATTTTGGTAGGATTGGCTGCAGTGGTTTTGTATCCGGATTTACCGGAGGCCGAACTAAAAAATGGGTATGTTTTAGCTATGAAAGACTTTTTACCCAGTGGATTAAGGGGTTTGATGCTGGTAGCCTTTTTTGCAGCTTATATGAGTACTATTTCAACCCAACTAAACTGGGGAACGAGCTATATTGTGAATGACTTGTATAAACGATTTATTAAATCGGAAAACCAATTTGAAAACTCTGAATTGGCAGAGAAACACTATGTAAAAATGGGAAAAGTATTTACCTTGGTAATTATGATAATTTCCTTATTTGTTAGTTCTAAAGTGGAGAGTATTTCGGCAGTATGGAGCTTTATTATGGAATGTGGTGCAGGTCTGGGATTGGTTTTGATGTTGCGTTGGTATTGGTGGAGAATTAATGCATGGAGTGAATTAGTGGCTACTTTGTCTCCCTTTTTATTTTATGGTATTGCCAAGTATGGTTTGGATTGGGTTTTCCCGAATTCATTTTTCTTTACAGTTGGCGGAACCACCGTTTCATGGCTGTTGGCTACCTATTTAACTCCGCCGGAAAAAGAAAGTGTGCTAAAAGCTTTTTTTGACAGAGTAAGGCCGGGAGGATGGTGGCCTTA
The Bacteroidia bacterium DNA segment above includes these coding regions:
- a CDS encoding Na+:solute symporter; protein product: MILSTLDFLIIGAYLLLSLGIGLYYKNRAGKNLSEFFLGGRNMPWYIAGLSMVATTFAADTPLAVAELVGKYGISGNWLWWNMLLGGMLTTFFFAGYWRKSGVLTEVELIEFRYGGKPAAFLRGFKSIYLGLFMNCMVIAWVNVAMKAILEIFFNIPSSEAMLYVAGAMLLTAFYSSISGFWGVAITDAIQFFIAMAGCIILAIMVVNSDKVGGIDGLKAGLADKPWALEFFPSLESGNASGVAKTLTLGIGSFLAFMSMWAFSWYPGAEPGGGGYVAQRIMSAKTEKDSIMATLFFQVAHYCLRPWPWILVGLAAVVLYPDLPEAELKNGYVLAMKDFLPSGLRGLMLVAFFAAYMSTISTQLNWGTSYIVNDLYKRFIKSENQFENSELAEKHYVKMGKVFTLVIMIISLFVSSKVESISAVWSFIMECGAGLGLVLMLRWYWWRINAWSELVATLSPFLFYGIAKYGLDWVFPNSFFFTVGGTTVSWLLATYLTPPEKESVLKAFFDRVRPGGWWPYDDEKAINPGLNLMYLFICWVSAVAFTYSSLFFFGKFLFKEYNQAIVWLGIALFSVFVLNAYIKKAKILE